A single Lolium perenne isolate Kyuss_39 chromosome 6, Kyuss_2.0, whole genome shotgun sequence DNA region contains:
- the LOC127306395 gene encoding fimbrin-4 has product MSGFVGVVVSDPSLQGQFTQVELRSLKAKFVSLKRESGHVTTKNLPALMKKLRGLNEVVSEEEIAAFLSESYPDSDQEIEFESFLHKYLNLQARVSAKEGGAAGTGGGAGRGKNSSSFLKSTVTTLLHNLNQAEKSSYVAHINTYLREDPFLKKYLPIDPSGNQLFDLIRDGVVLCKLINVAVPGTIDERAINKKRVLNPWERNENHTLCLNSAKAIGCTVVNIGTQDLVEGRPHLVLGLISQIIKIQLLADLNLKKTPQLVELFDDSKDIDEVLSLSPEKMLLKWMNHHLKKAGYKKTVNNFSSDVKDGEAYAYLLKALAPETSPETTVETKDPDERAKMVLEQAEKLDCKRYLTPKDITEGSANLNLAFVAQIFQHRNGLTSDIKQVTLTQSATRDDVLVSREERAFRMWINSLGVETYVNNVFEDVRNGWVLLEVLDKVSPGSVNWKLASKPPIKMPFRKLENCNQVIKIGKDLKFSLVNLAGNDIVQGNKKLIVALLWQLMRFNILQLLNRLRSHSQGSQGKQITDSDILNWANNKVKASGRTSRIESFKDKSLSNGVFFLELLSAVQPRVVNWKVVTKGEADDEKKLNATYIISVARKLGCSVFLLPEDIIEVNQKMILTLTASIMYWSLQRTPLSQSDMIEPSEPSSMASDAASDIGSEDGASTAAPSECEEVNSLSDGMSNLTTDDATSNAPPAENGSDEAGS; this is encoded by the exons ATGTCCGGCTTCGTGGGGGTCGTCGTCTCCGATCCCTCGCTGCAGGGGCAGTTCACGCAGGTCGAGCTCCGATCGCTCAAGGCCAAG TTCGTGTCGCTGAAGCGGGAATCGGGCCATGTCACCACCAAGAACCTCCCGGCGCTCATGAAGAAGCTGAGGGGGCTCAACGAAGTGGTCTCCGAGGAGGAGATCGCCGCCTTCCTGTCGGAGTCGTACCCCGACAGCGACCAGGAGATTGAGTTCGAGTCCTTCCTCCAT AAGTACCTGAATCTGCAGGCAAGGGTGAGCGCCAAGGAAGGAGGCGCCGCCGGCACCGGCGGCGGGGCTGGCCGCGGCAAGAACTCGTCGTCCTTCCTCAAATCCACCGTCACTACGCTGCTGCACAATCTCAACCAGGCGGAGAAGTCTTCGTATGTGGCGCATATTAACACGTACCTGCGCGAAGACCCGTTCCTGAAGAAGTACTTGCCAATCGACCCGTCCGGCAACCAGCTATTTGATCTTATTAGGGACGGTGTTGTGCTCTG TAAGTTGATCAATGTGGCTGTACCTGGGACCATTGATGAGCGGGCAATAAATAAGAAAAGAGTTCTTAACCCATGGGAGAGGAATGAAAACCACACGCTCTGCCTCAACTCTGCCAAGGCCATTGGATGTACTGTTGTCAACATTGGTACCCAGGATTTAGTGGAAGGAAGG CCTCATTTAGTTCTTGGATTGATATCTCAAATCATAAAG ATTCAACTTTTGGCTGATCTTAATCTCAAGAAGACGCCGCAGTTGGTGGAATTGTTCGATGACAGCAAG GATATAGATGAAGTTTTGAGCCTGTCACCAGAAAAAATGCTGCTAAAATGGATGAACCATCATCTGAAAAAAGCTGGCTACAAGAAAACTGTTAACAATTTCTCTTCAGATGTGAAG GATGGTGAAGCCTATGCTTATCTTCTAAAAGCTCTTGCTCCAGAGACCTCCCCTGAAACAACAGTGGAGACTAAGGATCCTGACGAGAGGGCAAAAATGGTTCTAGAACAAGCAGAAAAGTTGGACTGCAAAAGATACCTTACACCAAAGGATATCACTGAGGGTTCTGCCAACTTGAATCTTGCATTTGTTGCACAAATATTCCAGCATCG GAATGGTCTAACTAGTGACATTAAACAAGTTACACTCACGCAGTCAGCAACACGTGATGATGTTTTAGTATCCAGAGAGGAGAGGGCCTTCAGGATGTGGATCAACAGCCTTGGCGTGGAAACATACGTGAATAATGTTTTTGAAGATGTTCGCAATGG ATGGGTACTTCTTGAAGTACTTGACAAAGTTTCTCCAGGATCTGTCAATTGGAAGTTAGCATCAAAACCTCCAATTAAAATGCCATTTAGGAAACTGGAGAATTGCAATCAAGTTATAAAAATCGGGAAGGATCTAAAATTTTCATTAGTAAATTTAGCTGGGAACGATATTGTTCAGGGAAATAAGAAATTGATAGTTG CACTTCTGTGGCAATTGATGAGATTTAATATCCTTCAGTTGCTAAACAGACTGAGATCCCACTCCCAAGGATCCCAAGGAAAACAGATTACTGATTCGGATATACTAAACTGGGCCAACAACAAAGTGAAAGCATCAGGAAGAACATCTCGAATCGAAAGCTTCAAG GATAAGAGCTTATCAAATGGAGTGTTCTTCCTCGAACTTCTTAGTGCAGTTCAGCCAAGGGTTGTGAACTGGAAAGTAGTTACAAAGGGGGAAGCAG ATGATGAGAAGAAGCtaaatgctacctacatcatcagtGTTGCAAGAAAGCTTGGATGTTCTGTCTTCCTACTGCCAGAGGACATTATAGAG GTGAACCAGAAGATGATCCTAACTCTTACTGCTAGCATTATGTACTGGAGCCTACAGAGAACGCCACTATCACAATCTGATATGATTGAACCATCGGAGCCATCTAGCATGGCTTCTGATGCTGCTTCTGATATTGGTTCGGAGGATGGCGCCTCAACAGCAGCACCATCTGAGTGCGAAGAGGTGAACTCATTGTCTGATGGTATGTCCAACCTCACCACAGATGATGCTACTTCAAATGCCCCACCTGCAGAAAATGGAAGTGATGAAGCTGGATCCTGA